A region from the Lolium perenne isolate Kyuss_39 chromosome 4, Kyuss_2.0, whole genome shotgun sequence genome encodes:
- the LOC127294923 gene encoding uncharacterized protein codes for MRQPRRGGLAVLALAIAIALAARGADASIHDYSGGAFAPRANSFFFHGGSEGLYASDPSSNSTTSFIRFDIVTFRRTQESAARHEEMQQKTGLVEAIIVEIQDRDKIGGSYLHSDAICCTPELDKEKSCKVGEVIIRPNPDNPDWPKRIQTFFDGTREETSMGTQSVSINKTGMYYLYFMFCDPQLQGLKITGRTVWRNPHGYIPGKMAPMMTFFGFMSLAYLVLGLLWFLQFVRYWKDILQLHYHITAVIALGMCEMAFWYFEYANFNSTGTRPMGITLWAVTFTAVKKTVSRLLLLVVSMGYGVVRPTLGGITYKVAALGIVYFIASEALELVENLGNINDFSGKTRLFLVLPVAILDATFIIWIFSSLSRTLEKLQLRRSMAKLELYRKFTNYLAMSVLISIAWIGYELYFNATDPLSELWRRAWVIPSFWNVLSYVLLTIICALWSPSRNPTGFAYSEDIGDEADEEGLSLVGSAVKGTGDMVNMHVFPEDKRA; via the exons ATGCGGCAGCCGCGGCGAGGCGGCCTCGCCGTCCTCGCGCTCGCCATCGCCATCGCCCTCGCGGCCCGCGGCGCGGACGCGTCCATCCACGACTACTCCGGCGGCGCCTTCGCGCCgcgcgccaactccttcttcttcCACGGCGGCAGCGAGGGCCTCTACGCGTCCGACCCCTCCTCCAACTCCACCACCTCCTTCATCAG GTTTGACATTGTTACATTTCGACGGACCCAAGAGTCAGCAGCCAGGCATGAAGAAATGCAGCAAAAGACAGGATTAGTAGAGGCTATTATCGTTGAGATCCAGGACAGAGACAAGATCGGGGGCTCTTACTTGCACTCTGATGCCATATGCTGTACCCCTGAGCTTGACAAGGAGAAGTCTTGCAAAGTGGGTGAAGTTATTATACGGCCAAATCCTGATAATCCGGACTGGCCAAAAAGGATTCAGACATTCTTTGATGGCACAAGGGAGGAAACTTCTATGGGAACACAGAGTGTGTCTATAAACAAAACAGGGATGTACTATCTCTACTTTATGTTCTGTGATCCTCAACTCCAGGGATTGAAGATTACAGGCAGGACGGTTTGGCGGAACCCTCATGGTTACATCCCTGGTAAAATGGCCCCGATGATGACATTCTTTGGTTTCATGTCACTTGCGTATCTTGTACTTGGACTCCTATGGTTTCTTCAGTTTGTGCGCTATTGGAAGGATATTCTGCAGCTGCATTACCATATAACAGCTGTTATTGCCCTTGGCATGTGCGAAATGGCTTTCTGGTACTTTGAGTATGCTAACTTCAATTCAACTGGAACCAGGCCTATGGGCATAACCTTGTGGGCAGTTACATTTACTGCTGTGAAGAAGACCGTGTCTCGCCTGCTCCTGTTAGTAGTTTCAATGGGCTATGGTGTTGTTCGACCCACATTGGGTGGGATTACATACAAAGTCGCTGCTCTTGGTATTGTTTATTTTATTGCTTCAGAAGCTCTTGAACTTGTTGAGAATCTGGGAAACATCAATGACTTCTCTGGGAAAACGAGATTATTCCTGGTGTTACCTGTTGCCATACTTGATGCTACCTTCATCATCTGGATATTTTCATCCCTATCTAGAACTTTGGAGAAACTGCAG CTGCGGAGAAGCATGGCCAAACTTGAGTTATATCGGAAGTTCACAAATTATCTAGCTATGTCGGTGCTTATCTCAATTGCTTGGATTGGCTATGAG CTATATTTCAATGCAACCGATCCATTAAGTGAGCTCTGGCGAAGGGCTTGGGTCATCCCTTCTTTCTGGAATGTCCTCTCATATGTCCTCCTTACCATCATATGTGCACTTTGGTCGCCATCTCGTAATCCAACAGG ATTTGCATATTCAGAGGATATAGGTGATGAGGCTGACGAGGAAGGACTCTCTCTTGTAGGCAGTGCTGTTAAAGGAACcggagatatggtgaatatgcatgTGTTTCCTGAGGATAAACGTGCATGA